A genome region from Euphorbia lathyris chromosome 4, ddEupLath1.1, whole genome shotgun sequence includes the following:
- the LOC136226615 gene encoding calcium-transporting ATPase 8, plasma membrane-type-like encodes MKSFTSSCRRLTELALLCCQRISNRALLEMGNRSVNEYKLSLQFQNLNGENRNMHMEVITSGKRVNVLIYDIVVENVFFLTVTR; translated from the exons ATGAAATCTTTTACCAGCAG TTGTAGGCGCCTTACTGAGTTGGCTTTATTATGCTGCCAAAGGATTAGCAATCGTGCTCTTCTAGAAATGGGAAATCGAT CTGTCAATGAGTACAAACTATCTCTCCAGTTCCAAAACTTAAATGGGGAAAATAGAAACATGCATATGGAG GTTATCACGAGTGGTAAAAGAGTTAATGTTTTAATATATGATATTGTGGTTGAAAATGTATTCTTCTTAACAGTGACCAGATAG